Proteins encoded in a region of the Pseudomonas putida genome:
- a CDS encoding carbon-nitrogen hydrolase family protein: MTISTVAALQMGSHPDGKQKTLEAILAYESEIKEAGAQLVVMPEALLGGYPKGEIFGTYMGYRLPEGREAFRHYFANAIDVPGAETAELEGLAQRTGAQLVVGVIERAGSSLFCSALFFSPEEGLVANHRKLMPTGSERLIWGQGDGSTIPVIDTPVGKIGAAICWENHMPLLRTAMYAKGIEVWCAPTVDERDNWQISMRHIAHEGRCFVVSACQYQPSPRDLGVSLPHWDDDRLLMQGNSVIIGPMGEVIAGPLKHGSGLLVAQIDSADLVKARYDFDVVGHYSRPDVFTLIVDERAKASVKFQR, translated from the coding sequence ATGACTATTTCTACTGTTGCTGCACTGCAAATGGGTTCGCACCCGGACGGCAAACAGAAAACCCTGGAGGCGATTCTTGCCTACGAGTCTGAAATAAAGGAGGCCGGCGCCCAGCTGGTGGTGATGCCGGAAGCTTTGTTGGGCGGTTACCCCAAGGGCGAAATCTTTGGTACGTATATGGGATATCGCCTGCCTGAAGGCCGAGAAGCCTTTCGGCATTATTTTGCCAATGCCATTGATGTTCCCGGTGCTGAAACAGCGGAGCTCGAAGGCTTGGCCCAACGTACCGGCGCGCAATTGGTGGTTGGCGTCATCGAACGCGCTGGCAGTTCCCTGTTCTGCTCTGCGCTGTTCTTCTCACCGGAAGAAGGCCTGGTGGCGAACCACCGCAAGCTGATGCCCACCGGCAGCGAGCGCCTGATCTGGGGCCAGGGCGATGGCTCTACTATTCCCGTGATCGATACCCCAGTGGGCAAGATCGGGGCAGCGATCTGTTGGGAAAACCACATGCCACTGCTGCGCACGGCGATGTACGCCAAAGGCATCGAGGTCTGGTGTGCGCCGACGGTGGATGAGCGCGATAACTGGCAGATATCCATGCGCCATATCGCTCATGAGGGGCGGTGCTTCGTGGTCAGTGCCTGCCAGTACCAGCCGTCACCGCGCGACTTGGGGGTGAGCCTGCCGCACTGGGATGACGACCGTCTACTGATGCAGGGTAACAGCGTCATCATCGGCCCCATGGGCGAGGTCATCGCGGGCCCATTGAAGCACGGCTCTGGCTTGCTGGTGGCCCAGATCGACTCGGCGGATCTGGTTAAGGCGCGTTATGACTTTGATGTGGTCGGCCATTATTCACGCCCTGATGTCTTCACCTTGATAGTTGATGAGCGGGCGAAAGCCTCGGTGAAGTTTCAGCGATAA
- a CDS encoding aromatic ring-hydroxylating dioxygenase subunit alpha, with the protein MQSVEQFKHSTSIADWAEQRPEHAFTLPSRYFFDEQIFAAERDRIFMSAWHLAGHRNEFAEPGQFVVCDMFDQSVVVACGNDGKINAFHNVCQHRGNRLLDVRRGNDTRVLRCAYHSWCYEMDGSLRSAPRSERLIAFDKQQFNIPKVRVEELGGFVYFNFDADAPSLAELFPGADEEMRAVFPDLGKMRLIEEQDVIVPANWKVIMDNSIEGYHFKLSGPCHIDLAKLIDFKGYRLTKRDNWWTYIAPANQQAEEAYGVKLSGPRNPDERFFNIGLWPNNTFYTFPFSAFLGTFIMIPLDAERSLLRFGYYSPHEQVPEVSHACMKWMNEDLGPEDIELNISVQKGLRSLGYDQGRYMIDAERSNESEHLVHHFHKLVFDGIGAGR; encoded by the coding sequence ATGCAATCCGTCGAGCAGTTCAAACACAGCACTTCCATTGCAGATTGGGCCGAGCAGCGCCCGGAACACGCCTTCACCTTGCCCTCGCGGTACTTTTTCGACGAGCAGATCTTCGCTGCCGAACGCGACCGTATCTTCATGAGTGCCTGGCACCTGGCCGGCCATCGCAACGAGTTCGCCGAGCCTGGTCAGTTCGTGGTGTGCGACATGTTCGACCAGAGCGTGGTGGTGGCCTGTGGCAACGATGGCAAGATCAATGCCTTCCACAATGTCTGCCAGCACCGTGGCAATCGCCTGCTGGATGTGCGTCGTGGTAACGACACCCGAGTGCTGCGCTGCGCCTACCACTCCTGGTGCTACGAAATGGACGGCAGCCTGCGCAGTGCGCCACGCAGCGAACGGCTGATAGCCTTCGACAAGCAGCAATTCAACATTCCCAAGGTCCGCGTCGAAGAACTCGGCGGTTTCGTCTACTTCAACTTCGACGCAGACGCGCCGTCGCTGGCGGAGCTGTTCCCAGGTGCCGACGAAGAAATGCGCGCGGTCTTTCCCGACCTTGGCAAGATGCGCCTGATCGAAGAGCAGGACGTGATCGTACCGGCCAACTGGAAGGTGATCATGGACAACTCCATCGAGGGGTACCATTTCAAGTTGTCCGGGCCCTGCCATATCGACCTGGCCAAGCTGATCGACTTCAAGGGCTACCGCCTGACCAAGCGCGACAACTGGTGGACGTACATCGCACCGGCCAACCAGCAGGCCGAGGAAGCCTACGGCGTCAAGCTGAGCGGGCCACGCAACCCCGATGAGCGCTTCTTCAACATCGGGCTGTGGCCGAACAACACCTTCTATACCTTCCCCTTCTCGGCGTTTCTCGGCACGTTCATCATGATCCCGCTGGACGCAGAGCGCTCACTGCTGCGTTTTGGCTACTACAGCCCCCACGAGCAGGTCCCGGAGGTTTCCCACGCCTGCATGAAGTGGATGAACGAGGACCTCGGCCCCGAGGACATCGAGCTCAACATCAGCGTGCAGAAAGGCCTGCGTTCGCTCGGCTACGACCAGGGCCGCTACATGATCGACGCCGAGCGCAGCAACGAAAGCGAGCATTTGGTGCATCACTTCCACAAGCTGGTGTTCGACGGCATCGGCGCAGGCCGCTGA
- a CDS encoding choline dehydrogenase: MLGHEYDYVIIGAGSAGCVLAKRLGENPALRILVLESGPPDASWTIDMPSAVGIVVGGTRFNWSYTSEPEPGLDGRRIGTPRGRTLGGSSSINGMVYIRGHARDYDGWAAQGCEGWSYREVLPYFMRAQNHRDGANTYRGATGLLHVTPGDTSPPLCQAFIEAGQQAGYGVSSDLNGHRQEGFGPVDRTTRDGKRWSTARGYLAEALKGGNVTIATSALSRRILFDGEQAYGVEFEMDGVVHQVRVRQEVLLSAGAINSPQLLMLSGVGPAQHLRRLGIPLVRDLPGVGQRLNDHPDTVVQYRCKQPVSLYPWTRAPGKWLIGARWFASHDGLAASNHFEAGAFIRSRAGVEFPDLQLTFMPLAVQPGSVDLVPEHAFQVHIDLMRPTSLGSVSLVSTDPHLAPRILFNYLTTERDRADMRAGARLVREILAQPAMRAYAGDELVPGADQVSDAQLDAWARRITETGYHASGTCKMGPPSDPEAVVDPQLRVHGLRGLRVVDASIMPQIVSGNTNAPTVMIAEKASDLIRGLTALTASDAPVWVHPRWRECQR, from the coding sequence ATGCTCGGGCATGAATACGACTATGTGATCATTGGTGCCGGCTCGGCCGGCTGCGTGCTGGCCAAGCGCTTGGGAGAGAACCCGGCCCTGCGCATCCTGGTGCTGGAGTCCGGCCCGCCGGACGCCAGCTGGACCATCGACATGCCCTCGGCAGTGGGCATCGTGGTAGGCGGCACCCGCTTCAACTGGAGCTACACCAGCGAACCGGAGCCGGGCCTGGACGGCCGACGCATCGGCACACCACGCGGGCGCACCCTGGGCGGCTCGTCGTCGATCAACGGCATGGTCTACATTCGTGGCCATGCCCGCGACTACGACGGCTGGGCTGCACAAGGCTGCGAAGGCTGGAGCTATCGGGAGGTGCTGCCCTACTTCATGCGGGCGCAAAACCATCGGGACGGCGCCAACACCTACCGCGGCGCAACCGGGCTGCTTCACGTCACACCAGGCGATACCTCGCCGCCACTGTGCCAGGCCTTCATCGAGGCCGGCCAGCAAGCCGGCTATGGCGTGAGCAGCGACCTCAATGGCCACCGCCAGGAAGGCTTTGGCCCGGTCGACCGCACCACCCGCGACGGCAAGCGCTGGAGCACCGCGCGCGGCTACCTGGCTGAAGCACTCAAAGGCGGCAACGTCACCATCGCCACCTCGGCGCTGAGCCGGCGGATTCTCTTCGACGGCGAACAAGCCTACGGGGTGGAGTTCGAAATGGACGGCGTGGTGCACCAGGTGCGTGTGCGCCAAGAGGTGCTACTGAGTGCTGGCGCCATCAACTCACCGCAACTGCTGATGCTTTCTGGCGTCGGCCCGGCCCAGCATCTGCGGCGCCTGGGCATCCCCCTGGTACGCGACCTGCCGGGAGTAGGCCAGCGCCTGAACGATCACCCCGATACCGTCGTTCAGTATCGCTGCAAGCAGCCGGTGTCGCTCTACCCCTGGACGCGTGCACCAGGCAAATGGCTGATCGGCGCGCGCTGGTTCGCCAGCCACGATGGCCTGGCGGCGAGCAACCATTTCGAGGCGGGCGCGTTCATTCGCTCGCGGGCCGGGGTGGAGTTTCCCGACTTGCAACTGACGTTCATGCCGCTGGCGGTCCAGCCAGGCAGCGTAGACCTGGTGCCCGAGCACGCCTTCCAGGTGCACATCGACCTGATGCGCCCCACCAGCCTGGGCAGCGTCAGCCTGGTCAGCACCGATCCGCACCTGGCGCCGCGCATCCTCTTCAACTACCTGACCACCGAGCGCGACCGCGCCGACATGCGTGCAGGCGCCCGCCTGGTACGCGAGATCCTCGCCCAGCCGGCCATGCGCGCCTATGCCGGTGACGAGCTGGTACCCGGTGCCGACCAGGTGAGCGATGCGCAGCTCGACGCTTGGGCGCGACGCATCACCGAGACTGGCTACCACGCCAGCGGCACCTGCAAGATGGGCCCGCCCAGCGACCCCGAAGCAGTGGTCGACCCACAATTGCGCGTGCACGGTCTGCGCGGGCTGCGGGTGGTCGATGCCTCGATCATGCCGCAGATCGTCAGCGGCAACACCAACGCGCCCACGGTGATGATCGCCGAGAAGGCCAGCGACCTGATCCGTGGCCTCACCGCGCTTACCGCAAGCGATGCACCTGTGTGGGTTCACCCACGCTGGCGCGAATGCCAGCGTTGA